The genome window GTGATGGCTTGTTCGCTAATTAATTGGCGACGTTGCGTGGTATTTTCTGCAGACAGAAGCGTTTTGTAATCTAGATTCATCCAACTCGGATCGGCAAGATAACGGTTAATATCGGCAAACGCGAGTTTCATTGCTTCAATTTGCCAGTGATACCGCTGTTCGCTGTCGTAAGGAACGGATTTGAGATCAAAGCCTTCCAAGAGGTTTAAGGCAATGAGTGTGGCAATGCCTTGAAAGTTAGGTGGCAGTTCCCAAACTCGGAAATCACGATAGGTTGTCGATATGGGATTAACCCACTCGGCTTGATGGTGTTTCAAGTCCTCTCGGCTGAGAAAGCCGCCGGTATCGGCAGCAAAATTAGCAATTTTTTCCGCTAATTCTCCTTGATAAAACGCCTCGCCACCGCTTTGCGCGATCGCGCGTAAGGTCTTGGCATGAAGGGGACTGCGCCAAATTTCTCCCACTTTCGGGGCGCGTTGATTGGGAAAGAAGACTTCCTTAAATGCTTGATATTCTGGGGCGTCTAAATGTAAGTAATAAGATTCTGCTTGTTGCCAGGCTAAGGCAGTCACTGGAGAAACTGGAAATCCTTCTTCCGCGTAGCGGATGGCAGGGGCAAATAATTGTGCAAAGGGAAGTTTTCCCCATTTATTCCACAACTCCCGCCAAGTGGATACAGCACCGGGAACAGTGACGGTTGCCCAACCTAAACGAGATTGCCGTTGCTGATTAAAAACGTCTGCCTTTAAACCTTGGGGACTTTTCCCCGAACCATTCAAGCCGTGGATTTGCC of Cyanobacteria bacterium GSL.Bin1 contains these proteins:
- a CDS encoding gamma-glutamyltransferase — encoded protein: MLGNRCAVATSQPLASLAGIEMLSAGGNAIDAALAMAITLTVVEPTSNGIGGDACALVWDGQIHGLNGSGKSPQGLKADVFNQQRQSRLGWATVTVPGAVSTWRELWNKWGKLPFAQLFAPAIRYAEEGFPVSPVTALAWQQAESYYLHLDAPEYQAFKEVFFPNQRAPKVGEIWRSPLHAKTLRAIAQSGGEAFYQGELAEKIANFAADTGGFLSREDLKHHQAEWVNPISTTYRDFRVWELPPNFQGIATLIALNLLEGFDLKSVPYDSEQRYHWQIEAMKLAFADINRYLADPSWMNLDYKTLLSAENTTQRRQLISEQAITEIEPSFADHGTVYLTAADGELMVSLIQSNYEGFGSGILVPETGIALHNRGSCFRLEAEHPNAFATGKRPFHTIMPGFLTQEDQPLGTFGVMGGQMQPQGHLQVVSNLADYNMNPQTALDAPRWRYLADQRVVLETGIPSEVMIALSQRGHEVRVNPSKGMFGKGQIILKQNGVFVAASEPRADGMALAM